In a genomic window of Streptomyces koelreuteriae:
- the pelF gene encoding GT4 family glycosyltransferase PelF produces the protein MRRTGRHVTMLTEGTYPHVHGGVSTWCDQLVKGMPEVDFHIVSLTGNGREPVTWDLPPNVYAHTSVPTWGPRPGRARPPYGKARRRFTDTYERFLLSFLDPGSPTDFGTSLNELAELARDGRLSAALRTESALKSLMWIWTMPHLPTAAARPTVHDALTATDLLEHALRPLGVRIPEDSVAHAVSSGLATLPALAARHLDGVPFLLTEHGIYLRERYLGYRNDAQRWPVKAFMLGFYRELNSYGYRAADLITPCNQYNRRWEERGGADAGKIRTVYNGVDPAAFPHAGPEPEVPTLSWCGRIDPIKDLETLIRAYAMVRAEIPATRLRLFGPVPPGGEAYRTRLEKLAAELGVTDGLTFEGRITEVWRAYAAGHVVMLSSISEGFPFSIIEAMSCGRTTVSTDVGGVCEAVGDTGLVVPPREPEKMAAAALTLLKDDERRLELGALSRQRVIDRFTLRRSVDAFRTIYKELAGEDEVYEPTLEMVADWTLELRDPWYAAVATNGTGW, from the coding sequence ATGAGGCGAACAGGCCGCCACGTCACCATGCTCACAGAAGGCACCTACCCACACGTTCACGGCGGCGTCAGCACCTGGTGCGACCAACTCGTCAAGGGCATGCCGGAGGTCGACTTCCACATCGTCTCCCTCACCGGCAACGGCCGCGAACCCGTCACCTGGGACCTGCCGCCCAACGTCTACGCCCACACCTCCGTCCCCACCTGGGGCCCCCGCCCCGGCCGAGCGAGGCCCCCCTACGGCAAGGCCCGCCGCCGCTTCACCGACACCTACGAGCGTTTCCTGCTCTCCTTCCTCGACCCCGGCTCGCCCACCGACTTCGGCACGTCCCTGAACGAGCTGGCCGAACTCGCCCGGGACGGCCGCCTGTCGGCGGCCCTGCGCACCGAGTCGGCGCTGAAGTCCCTGATGTGGATCTGGACGATGCCGCATCTGCCGACCGCGGCCGCACGCCCCACGGTCCATGACGCCCTCACCGCGACCGACCTCCTGGAACACGCCCTCAGGCCCCTGGGCGTCCGCATCCCCGAGGACTCCGTCGCCCACGCCGTCAGCAGCGGCCTCGCGACCCTGCCCGCGCTCGCCGCCCGCCACCTGGACGGCGTACCGTTTCTGCTCACCGAGCACGGCATCTATCTGCGCGAGCGCTACCTCGGCTACCGCAACGACGCCCAGCGCTGGCCCGTGAAGGCCTTCATGCTCGGCTTCTACCGCGAGCTGAACTCCTACGGCTACCGCGCCGCCGATCTGATCACCCCGTGCAACCAGTACAACCGCCGCTGGGAGGAGCGCGGCGGCGCCGACGCCGGCAAGATCCGCACGGTCTACAACGGCGTCGACCCGGCCGCCTTCCCGCACGCCGGCCCCGAGCCCGAGGTGCCCACCCTCTCCTGGTGCGGCCGGATCGACCCCATCAAGGACCTGGAGACCCTGATCCGCGCCTACGCGATGGTGCGCGCGGAGATCCCCGCGACCCGGCTCAGGCTCTTCGGCCCGGTCCCGCCCGGCGGCGAGGCCTACCGCACCCGGCTGGAGAAGCTCGCCGCCGAACTGGGCGTCACCGACGGCCTGACCTTCGAGGGCCGCATCACCGAGGTCTGGCGGGCCTACGCTGCCGGGCACGTCGTCATGCTGTCGTCGATCTCCGAGGGCTTCCCGTTCTCCATCATCGAGGCCATGTCCTGCGGCCGTACGACGGTGTCGACGGACGTCGGCGGGGTGTGCGAGGCCGTCGGCGACACGGGACTGGTCGTACCGCCGCGCGAGCCGGAGAAGATGGCCGCCGCCGCGCTGACCCTGCTCAAGGACGACGAACGGCGTCTCGAACTGGGCGCGTTGTCGCGCCAGCGCGTCATCGACCGGTTCACGCTGCGCCGCTCGGTGGACGCCTTCCGCACCATCTACAAGGAACTCGCGGGCGAGGACGAGGTGTACGAGCCCACGCTGGAGATGGTCGCCGACTGGACCCTGGAACTGCGTGATCCCTGGTACGCGGCCGTGGCGACGAACGGCACGGGCTGGTGA
- a CDS encoding spherulation-specific family 4 protein, whose protein sequence is MSTLLVPYYEHPSVRPAEWEAILAAAPRLYGVVLNPASGPGDRPDTAFAEVAARLRDAGVRVLGYADTDYARRATTDVVRDLTRHRDWYGTDGAFLDQVPSGPEHFEYYQRLAVAAWGVGCGTLVLNHGTAPHPCYARIADVLVTFEGTWASYRALRPEPWPGGGDVRLCHLVYDVPPDADPEGLARARGAAVHCAVPGTGDHPWGTLPYTLHHPENTP, encoded by the coding sequence ATGAGCACTCTCCTGGTCCCGTACTACGAGCACCCCTCCGTCCGCCCCGCCGAATGGGAGGCGATCCTGGCCGCCGCGCCCCGCCTCTACGGGGTGGTCCTCAACCCGGCCAGCGGCCCCGGCGACCGTCCCGACACGGCCTTCGCGGAGGTCGCCGCCCGGCTGCGGGACGCGGGCGTCCGGGTCCTCGGGTACGCCGACACCGACTACGCCCGCCGCGCCACCACCGACGTCGTCCGCGACCTCACCCGGCACCGCGACTGGTACGGCACCGACGGCGCCTTCCTCGACCAGGTCCCCTCCGGGCCCGAGCACTTCGAGTACTACCAGCGGCTGGCGGTGGCCGCCTGGGGCGTCGGCTGCGGCACCCTCGTCCTCAACCACGGCACGGCACCCCACCCCTGCTACGCCCGTATCGCCGACGTCCTCGTCACCTTCGAGGGCACCTGGGCGTCCTACCGCGCGCTGCGCCCCGAGCCGTGGCCCGGCGGCGGCGACGTGCGGCTGTGCCACCTGGTGTACGACGTGCCGCCCGACGCCGACCCGGAGGGCCTGGCCAGGGCGCGGGGCGCGGCGGTGCATTGTGCGGTGCCCGGCACCGGCGATCATCCTTGGGGCACCCTGCCGTACACCCTGCACCACCCGGAGAACACCCCGTGA
- a CDS encoding endo alpha-1,4 polygalactosaminidase — translation MRRTSSLVALLVLLLAGCTQKPADDKPGPRWQPRPGIAWQWQLSGKLDTSVDVPVYDIDGFDHSEATVTRLHREDRKVICYLSTGAWEEFRPDAEEFPKSVLGRGNGWKGERWLDIRRTDVLEPLMAARIDMCRDKGFDAVEPDNMDGYRNETGFPLKAADQLRYNRLIARLAHDRGLAVGLKNDLDQIPELVKDFDFAVNEQCAQYRECAALKPFVDAGKAVFHVEYEVPTRRFCAESRRLKLSSLLKKYELGVWRQAC, via the coding sequence GTGAGACGCACGTCCTCGCTCGTCGCCCTGCTCGTCCTGCTGCTCGCCGGCTGCACCCAGAAGCCCGCCGACGACAAACCGGGCCCCCGCTGGCAGCCCCGGCCGGGCATCGCCTGGCAGTGGCAGCTCAGCGGGAAGCTGGACACCTCCGTCGACGTGCCGGTCTACGACATCGACGGCTTCGACCACTCCGAGGCCACCGTCACCCGCCTGCACCGCGAGGACCGCAAGGTCATCTGCTATCTGTCCACCGGCGCCTGGGAGGAGTTCCGCCCGGACGCCGAGGAGTTCCCGAAGTCCGTCCTCGGGCGCGGCAACGGCTGGAAGGGCGAACGCTGGCTGGACATCCGCCGCACCGACGTCCTGGAGCCCCTCATGGCGGCCCGGATCGACATGTGCCGCGACAAGGGCTTCGACGCGGTCGAGCCCGACAACATGGACGGCTACCGCAACGAGACGGGCTTCCCGCTGAAGGCCGCCGACCAGCTCCGCTACAACCGCCTCATCGCCCGCCTGGCCCACGACCGGGGCCTGGCCGTCGGCCTGAAGAACGACCTGGACCAGATCCCCGAGCTGGTCAAGGACTTCGACTTCGCGGTCAACGAGCAGTGCGCCCAGTACCGCGAGTGCGCGGCCCTGAAGCCGTTCGTCGACGCGGGCAAGGCGGTCTTCCACGTCGAGTACGAGGTGCCCACCCGCCGCTTCTGTGCCGAGTCCCGCCGTCTGAAGCTCAGTTCGCTGCTCAAGAAGTACGAACTGGGGGTCTGGCGACAGGCCTGCTGA
- a CDS encoding adenosylcobinamide-GDP ribazoletransferase translates to MSRTSPLDGLRFAFGTLTVFPVRVTRWDREAARGGMLCAPLAGLAVGAAAAAVGLVLLFLGAGGLLAAVATVAVPAVLTRGLHLDGLADTADGLGSGKPAEDALRIMKQSDIGPFGVIALVLVLLAQVTALAQAYDASWARGAFAAVVSATVARLALTLAARAGVPAARPEGLGAAVAGVAPPRGALLTAVAVTGAAAAGSAFWGPYDVVRTGCAVVLALVASEALLRHCTRRFGGVTGDVFGGLAETAATTALVVLVLG, encoded by the coding sequence GTGTCCAGAACCTCGCCCCTCGACGGTCTCCGCTTCGCCTTCGGCACCCTGACGGTGTTCCCGGTCCGGGTGACCCGGTGGGACCGGGAGGCCGCGCGCGGCGGCATGCTGTGCGCTCCCCTGGCCGGGCTGGCGGTCGGTGCCGCTGCCGCCGCCGTGGGGCTGGTGCTGCTGTTCCTCGGTGCGGGCGGGCTGCTCGCCGCCGTGGCCACCGTCGCCGTGCCGGCCGTCCTCACCCGGGGGCTGCATCTCGACGGGCTCGCGGACACCGCCGACGGCCTCGGCAGCGGCAAGCCCGCCGAGGACGCGCTGCGGATCATGAAGCAGTCGGACATCGGGCCGTTCGGGGTCATCGCCCTCGTCCTCGTCCTGCTCGCCCAGGTCACCGCCCTCGCCCAGGCCTACGACGCCTCCTGGGCCCGGGGCGCCTTCGCCGCGGTCGTCTCCGCGACGGTCGCCCGGCTGGCCCTGACCCTGGCGGCCCGGGCCGGGGTGCCCGCGGCCCGGCCGGAGGGGCTGGGGGCGGCGGTCGCGGGCGTGGCGCCCCCGCGCGGGGCGCTGCTCACCGCCGTCGCCGTCACCGGGGCGGCGGCAGCGGGGAGCGCCTTCTGGGGGCCGTACGACGTGGTGCGGACCGGGTGCGCGGTCGTCCTCGCCCTGGTCGCCTCCGAAGCGCTGCTGCGGCACTGCACGCGCCGCTTCGGCGGGGTCACCGGGGATGTCTTCGGCGGGCTCGCGGAGACGGCGGCGACGACGGCGCTGGTCGTCCTGGTGCTGGGCTGA
- the cobT gene encoding nicotinate-nucleotide--dimethylbenzimidazole phosphoribosyltransferase, whose translation MSSLNLDDFTDLIERPDGGIRRDAEARRERQIVPPGSLGRLDDLGEWLAAAQSAVPVRPVERPRVVLFAGDHGVAELGVSARPAGGAGELAREVLEGGRPVSVLARRLGVPVRIVDMGLDCDPETLPEDVVRHRVRRGSGRIDIEDALTAEEAEAAFLAGVAVADEEADSGTDLVVLGDVSVGGTTAAGVLVAALCGVDASVVTGRGGLAIDDLAWMRKCAAIRDALRRARPVLGDQLQLLATVGGADLAAMTGFLLQSAVRKLPVVLDGVVTAACALVAQRIAFRAPDWWLAAHDSGEPGQAKALDRMALEPLLTQGVTVGEGAGGLLALPLVQAAAALAAELPEKPKESERPVEPEGTEDSEVPAEQ comes from the coding sequence ATGAGCTCGCTTAATCTCGACGACTTCACCGATCTGATCGAGCGTCCGGACGGCGGGATCCGCCGTGACGCCGAGGCACGCCGGGAGCGGCAGATCGTGCCGCCAGGGTCGCTGGGCCGGCTCGACGACCTGGGTGAGTGGCTGGCGGCGGCGCAGTCCGCGGTGCCGGTGCGTCCGGTCGAACGGCCGCGGGTGGTGCTCTTCGCCGGTGACCACGGCGTCGCGGAGCTGGGTGTCTCGGCCCGTCCTGCGGGCGGTGCCGGGGAGTTGGCGCGCGAGGTGCTGGAGGGCGGCCGGCCCGTCTCGGTGCTCGCGCGGCGGCTCGGCGTGCCGGTGCGGATCGTCGACATGGGCCTGGACTGCGATCCGGAGACCCTGCCCGAGGATGTCGTACGGCATCGGGTGCGGCGCGGCAGCGGGCGGATCGACATCGAGGACGCGCTGACGGCCGAGGAGGCCGAGGCGGCGTTCCTGGCCGGGGTCGCGGTGGCCGACGAGGAGGCCGACTCCGGTACGGATCTGGTGGTGCTCGGCGATGTCAGCGTCGGCGGGACGACGGCCGCGGGCGTGCTGGTCGCGGCGCTCTGCGGGGTCGACGCGTCGGTCGTCACCGGGCGGGGCGGGCTGGCGATCGACGACCTGGCGTGGATGCGCAAGTGCGCGGCGATCCGTGACGCGCTGCGCCGGGCCCGGCCGGTGCTCGGGGACCAGTTGCAGTTGCTGGCGACGGTCGGCGGGGCCGATCTCGCGGCGATGACGGGCTTCCTGCTGCAGAGCGCCGTGCGGAAGCTGCCCGTGGTGCTCGACGGGGTCGTGACGGCCGCGTGCGCGCTGGTCGCGCAGCGGATCGCGTTCCGGGCGCCGGACTGGTGGCTGGCCGCGCACGACAGCGGTGAGCCCGGGCAGGCGAAGGCGCTGGACCGGATGGCCCTGGAGCCGCTGCTGACGCAGGGCGTGACCGTCGGGGAGGGCGCGGGCGGGCTGCTGGCGCTCCCCCTGGTGCAGGCGGCCGCGGCGCTGGCGGCGGAGCTGCCCGAGAAGCCGAAGGAGTCCGAGCGGCCGGTGGAGCCGGAGGGCACGGAGGACTCCGAGGTTCCCGCCGAGCAGTAA
- a CDS encoding class I SAM-dependent methyltransferase gives MPELPAPSVPQAPAPVHEPRREDCPWCGSGRLRNRLRTGDLRQYKPGSFTVDDCRDCGHTFQNPRLTAEGLAHYHRTVRGAPLDPTADALVALRGSRQRHLSAVRAMRPFGEPESWLDVGTGSARFPATAREFFPYTSFDGLDVNPDVTRAVAAERVEEAHVGRLSDPRISGPLRARYDVVSMLHHLEGAPDPRAELRAALHVLRPGGHLLVETLDPRSVFAALLGRWWLPYDQPRHLHLLPPRNLRAELETTGCTVLTLDHRPTHIPHDLSGATSLALSHALPTPDTPWRAIPPPPFQRHAREALLRAGLPLVGLAALADHALAPLARRTRMANTYRVIARKPA, from the coding sequence ATGCCCGAACTTCCCGCCCCCTCCGTCCCCCAGGCGCCCGCGCCGGTGCACGAACCGCGCCGCGAGGACTGCCCCTGGTGCGGCTCCGGCCGGCTGCGCAACCGGCTGCGCACCGGTGACCTGCGGCAGTACAAGCCGGGCAGCTTCACCGTCGACGACTGCCGCGACTGCGGCCACACCTTCCAGAACCCCCGCCTCACGGCCGAGGGCCTCGCCCACTACCACCGGACCGTGCGCGGGGCGCCCCTGGACCCCACGGCCGACGCCCTCGTCGCCCTGCGCGGCAGCCGGCAGCGCCATCTGTCGGCCGTCCGGGCGATGCGGCCGTTCGGGGAGCCGGAGAGCTGGCTGGACGTCGGGACGGGCAGCGCGCGTTTCCCGGCGACGGCCCGGGAGTTCTTCCCCTACACCTCCTTCGACGGCCTGGACGTCAACCCCGACGTGACCCGGGCCGTCGCGGCCGAACGCGTCGAGGAGGCCCACGTCGGCCGCCTGTCGGACCCCCGGATCTCGGGCCCGCTGCGCGCCCGCTACGACGTCGTCAGCATGCTCCACCACCTGGAGGGCGCCCCCGACCCCCGCGCCGAACTCCGCGCCGCCCTCCATGTCCTGCGCCCCGGCGGCCACCTGCTCGTCGAGACCCTCGACCCCCGCAGCGTCTTCGCCGCGCTCCTCGGCCGCTGGTGGCTCCCCTACGACCAGCCCCGCCACCTCCACCTGCTGCCCCCGCGCAACCTCCGGGCCGAACTGGAGACGACCGGCTGCACGGTCCTCACCCTCGACCACCGCCCCACCCACATCCCCCACGACCTCTCCGGCGCGACCTCCCTGGCCCTCTCCCACGCCCTCCCCACCCCGGACACCCCCTGGCGAGCGATCCCCCCACCCCCCTTCCAACGCCACGCCAGGGAGGCCCTGCTACGAGCGGGCCTTCCCCTGGTGGGGCTGGCGGCCCTGGCGGACCACGCACTGGCTCCGCTGGCCCGCCGCACACGGATGGCGAACACGTACAGGGTGATCGCCCGCAAACCGGCCTAA
- a CDS encoding bifunctional adenosylcobinamide kinase/adenosylcobinamide-phosphate guanylyltransferase, with amino-acid sequence MELTLLGTGAPAGLPRPDCPCANCSAALGPDSRAATALLLDGALLLDLTPGAAFAAARAGRSLTGVRQVLLSHPHDGPAVEVPAGVPQPGRVPDGQELTLLTGHRVRAVAMDAPGTGYAVTGPEGQRLLYLPPGGAPAGLAELSEPYDMVLADVGGRPDALAKLRAVGAVGPTTDVVAVHLDHDVPPGPELGRRLAAAGARAVPDGATLAVGAYEDVPDVPRRTLVLGGARSGKSVEAERRLEAFPDVLYVATGGSRNGDTEWSVRVAAHRERRPGSWRTVETCDLVPLLAEEGPPLLVDCLSLWLTDAMDSVGAWDDAVWAERGEKALRERVRELTEAVRSSRRAVVAVSNEVGSGIVPATASGRRYRDELGRLNAGFAEQCEQVLLVVAGQVVVLRG; translated from the coding sequence GTGGAACTTACTCTGCTCGGTACTGGCGCTCCTGCGGGGCTTCCCCGGCCCGACTGTCCCTGTGCTAATTGTTCGGCGGCTCTTGGGCCGGATTCTCGGGCGGCTACCGCGTTGCTGCTGGACGGGGCGTTGTTGCTTGATCTGACGCCCGGTGCGGCGTTCGCGGCGGCTCGGGCGGGGCGTTCGCTGACCGGTGTGCGGCAGGTGCTGTTGTCGCATCCGCATGACGGGCCCGCGGTCGAGGTGCCGGCCGGGGTGCCGCAGCCCGGACGGGTGCCGGACGGGCAGGAGTTGACGCTGCTGACGGGGCACCGGGTGCGGGCGGTGGCGATGGACGCGCCGGGCACGGGGTACGCGGTGACCGGGCCGGAGGGGCAGCGGCTGCTGTATCTGCCGCCGGGCGGGGCGCCGGCGGGGCTGGCGGAGCTCTCCGAGCCGTACGACATGGTGCTCGCGGATGTCGGAGGGCGGCCGGACGCGTTGGCGAAACTGCGGGCCGTGGGGGCGGTGGGGCCGACGACCGATGTGGTCGCCGTCCATCTGGACCATGACGTGCCGCCGGGCCCCGAACTCGGGCGGCGGCTCGCGGCGGCCGGGGCGCGGGCGGTGCCGGACGGGGCGACGCTGGCGGTGGGGGCGTACGAGGACGTGCCGGACGTACCTCGGCGCACGCTGGTGCTGGGCGGGGCGCGGTCGGGCAAGTCCGTGGAGGCCGAGCGGCGGCTGGAGGCCTTTCCCGACGTGCTGTACGTGGCGACGGGCGGGTCGCGCAACGGGGACACCGAGTGGTCGGTGCGGGTGGCCGCGCATCGGGAGCGGCGGCCGGGGTCGTGGCGGACGGTGGAGACCTGCGATCTGGTGCCGTTGCTGGCGGAGGAGGGGCCGCCGCTGCTGGTCGACTGTCTGTCGTTGTGGCTGACGGACGCGATGGACTCCGTCGGGGCGTGGGACGACGCGGTGTGGGCGGAGCGGGGGGAGAAGGCGTTGCGGGAGCGGGTGCGGGAGTTGACGGAAGCGGTGCGTTCGAGTCGGCGGGCTGTTGTCGCCGTGTCGAACGAGGTGGGGTCGGGGATTGTGCCGGCGACCGCGTCGGGGCGGCGGTATCGGGATGAACTCGGGCGGCTGAACGCGGGGTTCGCTGAGCAGTGTGAGCAGGTGCTGTTGGTGGTGGCGGGGCAGGTTGTGGTGCTGCGGGGGTGA
- a CDS encoding class I SAM-dependent methyltransferase, with translation MVARQLDEQISGRFPVGQRLRVLDVGMGRGTQALRLARAGHQVTGLEQDPRMVAVARESLAGEPEGIRKRMRIIEGDGRDTGVHFLPGAFDVVLCHGVLMHVEEPDPLLAGLARMLAHGGLLSLLVRNGDALALRPGLSGAWADALTAFDTTAYRNRLGLDVRADRLKDLTSTLAGIGAPLHAWYGVSVFTDSAADDAEVPGDARTLLAVEEKAGRTDPYRGVAALLHLCGVRG, from the coding sequence CTGGTCGCCCGGCAGCTGGACGAACAGATATCCGGGCGGTTCCCGGTCGGGCAGCGGCTGCGGGTGCTCGACGTGGGCATGGGCCGAGGCACGCAGGCGCTGCGGCTGGCCCGGGCCGGGCACCAGGTGACCGGTCTGGAGCAGGACCCGAGGATGGTCGCCGTGGCCCGGGAGTCCCTCGCGGGGGAACCCGAGGGCATCCGGAAGCGGATGCGGATCATCGAGGGCGACGGCCGGGACACCGGTGTGCACTTCCTGCCGGGCGCCTTCGACGTGGTCCTGTGTCATGGCGTGCTCATGCACGTCGAGGAGCCCGACCCGCTGCTGGCGGGTCTCGCCCGGATGCTCGCGCACGGCGGACTGCTGTCCCTGCTCGTGCGCAACGGGGACGCGCTCGCCCTGCGGCCGGGGCTGTCCGGCGCGTGGGCCGACGCGCTGACCGCCTTCGACACGACCGCCTACCGCAACCGGCTGGGGCTCGACGTACGGGCCGACCGGCTGAAGGATCTGACGTCCACGCTCGCGGGCATCGGGGCGCCGCTGCACGCCTGGTACGGGGTGAGCGTGTTCACCGACTCGGCGGCGGACGACGCGGAGGTCCCGGGTGACGCCCGGACGCTGCTCGCGGTGGAGGAGAAGGCCGGGCGGACGGATCCGTACCGCGGGGTGGCGGCGCTGCTGCACCTGTGCGGTGTGCGGGGCTGA
- a CDS encoding DUF3043 domain-containing protein, protein MFRSRAKDEKAQDAVKAPETDSSQPRHPEARKGRPTPKRSAAQSQRRSVANTSTTRKEAAKRQRAERRTAMERQRQALASGDERYLPARDKGPVRRFARDFVDSRFNIAEFFLPMAVVILVLSMVRVPALQNIALLLWLVVIVLIVLDSFLSAFRLKKQLAERFAGENKRGAVAYALMRSLQMRRLRLPKPQVKRGERP, encoded by the coding sequence GTGTTCCGTAGCCGTGCGAAGGATGAGAAGGCCCAGGACGCCGTGAAGGCGCCGGAGACCGACTCCAGTCAGCCCCGTCACCCCGAGGCCCGCAAGGGCCGCCCCACGCCCAAGCGCAGTGCGGCCCAGTCGCAGCGCCGCAGCGTGGCCAACACGTCGACGACGCGCAAGGAGGCCGCCAAGCGACAGCGCGCGGAGCGCCGTACCGCGATGGAGCGCCAGCGTCAGGCGCTGGCCAGCGGCGACGAGCGGTATCTGCCCGCCCGCGACAAGGGACCGGTCCGCCGGTTCGCGCGCGACTTCGTCGACTCGCGGTTCAACATCGCGGAGTTCTTCCTGCCGATGGCCGTGGTCATCCTCGTGCTGAGCATGGTGCGCGTGCCCGCGCTGCAGAACATCGCGCTGCTGCTGTGGCTCGTGGTGATCGTGCTGATCGTGCTCGACTCGTTCCTCTCCGCCTTCCGCCTGAAGAAGCAGCTCGCCGAGCGGTTCGCCGGCGAGAACAAGCGGGGCGCGGTCGCCTACGCCCTGATGCGCTCCCTCCAGATGCGCCGGCTCCGGCTGCCGAAGCCGCAGGTCAAGCGCGGAGAGCGGCCCTGA
- a CDS encoding PspA/IM30 family protein gives MSGVMKRMGMIFRAKANKALDRAEDPRETLDYSYQKQLELLQKVRRGVADVATSRKRLELQLAQLNKQSSTLEDQGRKALALGREDLAREALSRRAALQQQVTDLETQHATLQGEEEKLTLAAQRLQAKVDAFRTKKETIKATYTAAQAQTRIGEAFSGISEEMGDVGLAIQRAEDKTAQLQARAGAIDELLASGALDDPSGMHKDDIQAELDRLSGGTDVELELQRMKQELAGGPAADQQAIEGGTSQSQQQDRQQSQDTPRFDKQ, from the coding sequence ATGAGCGGTGTCATGAAGCGTATGGGGATGATCTTCCGCGCGAAGGCGAACAAGGCCCTTGACCGGGCCGAGGACCCGCGCGAGACCCTCGATTACTCGTACCAGAAGCAGCTGGAGCTCCTCCAGAAGGTGCGCCGCGGCGTCGCCGACGTGGCGACCAGCCGCAAGCGCCTGGAACTGCAGCTCGCCCAGCTGAACAAGCAGTCCTCCACGCTGGAGGACCAGGGCCGCAAGGCGCTCGCGCTGGGCCGTGAGGACCTGGCCCGTGAGGCGCTGTCCCGCCGGGCCGCCCTCCAGCAGCAGGTGACCGACCTGGAGACCCAGCACGCGACGCTGCAGGGCGAGGAGGAGAAGCTCACTCTCGCGGCCCAGCGGCTCCAGGCCAAGGTCGACGCCTTCCGTACGAAGAAGGAGACGATCAAGGCGACGTACACGGCGGCCCAGGCGCAGACCCGGATCGGCGAGGCCTTCTCCGGCATCTCGGAGGAGATGGGCGACGTCGGCCTGGCGATCCAGCGCGCCGAGGACAAGACGGCCCAGCTCCAGGCCCGCGCCGGCGCGATCGACGAACTGCTCGCCTCCGGGGCGCTGGACGACCCCTCCGGCATGCACAAGGACGACATCCAGGCCGAGCTGGACCGGCTCTCCGGTGGTACGGATGTAGAGCTGGAACTGCAGCGGATGAAGCAGGAGCTGGCCGGGGGCCCCGCCGCCGACCAGCAGGCCATCGAAGGTGGCACGAGCCAGTCGCAGCAGCAGGACCGGCAGCAGTCGCAGGACACCCCGCGCTTCGACAAGCAGTAG
- the pspAA gene encoding PspA-associated protein PspAA, giving the protein MIVRIMGEGQVRLADGHLTELNKLDDELLAEMENGDGPAFRRTLQALLTRVRDLGDPLPDDSLEPSELILPSPDATLEEVRDFLSDDGLIPG; this is encoded by the coding sequence ATGATCGTACGGATCATGGGGGAGGGCCAGGTGAGGCTGGCCGACGGCCACCTCACCGAGCTGAACAAGCTGGACGACGAGCTCCTGGCGGAAATGGAGAACGGCGACGGTCCGGCCTTCCGCCGCACCCTCCAGGCCCTGCTGACCAGAGTCCGCGACCTCGGCGACCCCCTCCCGGACGACTCTCTGGAGCCATCCGAACTGATCCTCCCGTCCCCCGACGCGACCCTGGAGGAGGTCCGGGACTTCCTGAGCGACGACGGCCTGATCCCCGGCTGA